A window from Leifsonia shinshuensis encodes these proteins:
- a CDS encoding alpha/beta fold hydrolase, with protein sequence MSLLKKLLIAATTAALGSIALAVPAQADTVSVSPPGANDWSCVPSAAHPYPVILVPGTFESMAKNWATMSPTLKQAGYCVFALDYGQYNGVDASGPIADSAKQLAPFVDAVLASTKASQVDLVGHSQGGMMPRYYLGFLGGAKKVHQLIGIAPSNHGTRGVIVPGPDGLPALTSASPTACPACADQTAGSAFLQKLNSIGDTVKGPFYTVISTTHDEVVTPYQTQALSSSASQVTNLVIQDKCPADPIEHDQTPNDPVVQQLVLEALSVPNGPADPAYQPSCV encoded by the coding sequence ATGTCGTTACTGAAGAAGCTGCTCATCGCCGCCACTACGGCGGCCCTCGGGTCGATCGCGCTCGCCGTGCCGGCGCAGGCGGACACCGTGTCCGTCTCTCCCCCGGGCGCGAACGACTGGTCCTGCGTGCCGTCCGCCGCACACCCGTATCCGGTGATCCTCGTGCCGGGGACCTTCGAGAGCATGGCGAAGAACTGGGCGACGATGTCCCCGACCCTCAAGCAGGCCGGCTACTGCGTCTTCGCCCTCGACTACGGGCAGTACAACGGTGTCGATGCGTCCGGCCCGATCGCCGACTCCGCGAAGCAGCTCGCCCCGTTCGTGGACGCGGTGCTCGCGTCCACGAAGGCGTCGCAGGTCGACCTCGTCGGGCACAGCCAGGGCGGCATGATGCCGCGCTACTACCTGGGCTTCCTCGGGGGCGCGAAGAAGGTGCACCAGCTGATCGGCATCGCCCCGTCGAACCACGGCACCCGGGGCGTCATCGTTCCCGGGCCGGACGGGCTGCCTGCTCTGACCAGCGCCTCCCCCACCGCGTGCCCGGCGTGCGCGGACCAGACCGCGGGATCCGCCTTCCTGCAGAAGCTGAACTCCATCGGCGACACGGTGAAGGGTCCGTTCTACACGGTCATCTCGACCACGCACGACGAGGTCGTGACGCCGTACCAGACCCAGGCCTTGAGCAGTTCGGCCTCACAGGTCACGAATCTGGTCATCCAGGACAAGTGCCCCGCCGACCCGATCGAGCACGACCAGACACCGAACGACCCCGTCGTGCAGCAGCTGGTGCTGGAGGCGCTGAGCGTCCCGAACGGGCCGGCCGACCCGGCCTACCAGCCGAGCTGCGTGTGA
- a CDS encoding MerR family transcriptional regulator codes for MRIGELSARTGASPRSLRYYEQQGLLTSERQPNGYREYAPNAVAMVETIRSLLDIGLPTALVKDVLPCTVGERSESACPGLLEQIAALRDDVRLRAERLTTIEASLTTYLRANA; via the coding sequence ATGCGGATCGGTGAGCTGAGCGCGCGGACGGGTGCGAGCCCGAGGTCGCTGCGGTACTACGAACAGCAGGGACTGCTGACGTCGGAGCGGCAGCCGAACGGCTACCGGGAGTACGCACCGAACGCGGTCGCAATGGTCGAAACCATCAGGTCCCTGCTGGACATCGGACTTCCGACGGCGCTGGTCAAGGACGTACTCCCGTGCACCGTCGGGGAGCGGTCCGAGTCGGCATGTCCGGGGCTCCTCGAGCAGATCGCGGCGTTGCGGGACGACGTCCGGTTGCGCGCCGAACGGCTGACGACCATCGAGGCTTCGCTGACGACCTATCTGCGCGCCAACGCGTAA
- a CDS encoding epoxide hydrolase, which produces MSIDDFSIHLSDDLLDDLRARLAATRYVAPLGEGAWEAGAGGTALKGLVDAWLAFDWRAQEERLNSYDQHLADVGGHRIHFVRIPAAGSAETRVPLLLLHGWPSAYTEYLPLAERLAHPAGFGSDARIAFDVVVPSLPGFVFSELPEPPLTRQAIARDLHELMTSVLGYDRYAAFGGDIGGGAATWLGADHADQVIGVQLIHGPFPTDDEPQSDEERAYLDAVAAYDSADGGYSEIMATRPDTIAAALADSPAGLIAWIADKWQAWVDGDLDAVIPRDALLTIATLYWATGTIGSSFRQYYDYDSNPPRPPITAPLGVLLSREPVMDGYPRSFAERAATDVRSFERAPHGGHFLGLEQPDLAADRIRAFFAGLA; this is translated from the coding sequence ATGAGCATCGACGACTTCAGCATCCACCTGTCCGACGACCTGCTCGACGATCTGCGCGCCCGGCTCGCGGCCACCCGGTACGTCGCCCCGCTCGGTGAGGGCGCCTGGGAGGCCGGCGCAGGCGGCACGGCGCTGAAGGGGCTGGTGGATGCGTGGCTCGCGTTCGACTGGCGGGCGCAGGAGGAGCGACTGAACTCCTACGACCAGCACCTCGCCGACGTCGGCGGCCACCGCATCCACTTCGTCCGCATCCCGGCGGCCGGCTCGGCGGAGACGCGCGTGCCGCTCCTGCTGCTGCACGGCTGGCCCAGCGCGTACACGGAGTACCTGCCGCTGGCCGAGCGGCTCGCCCATCCTGCCGGTTTCGGCTCCGACGCCCGGATCGCCTTCGACGTCGTGGTGCCGTCGCTGCCCGGTTTCGTGTTCTCGGAGCTCCCCGAGCCTCCGCTCACCCGGCAGGCCATCGCGCGCGACCTGCACGAACTGATGACCTCGGTGCTCGGCTACGACCGCTATGCGGCCTTCGGAGGCGATATCGGCGGCGGTGCGGCGACCTGGCTTGGTGCCGACCACGCCGATCAGGTGATCGGCGTGCAGTTGATCCACGGACCCTTCCCCACGGACGACGAACCGCAGAGCGACGAGGAGCGCGCCTACCTGGACGCCGTCGCCGCCTACGACTCCGCCGACGGCGGCTACAGCGAGATCATGGCCACCCGGCCCGACACCATCGCCGCGGCCCTCGCCGACTCCCCCGCCGGCCTGATCGCCTGGATCGCCGACAAGTGGCAGGCCTGGGTCGACGGCGACCTGGATGCGGTCATCCCCCGGGATGCGCTGCTGACGATCGCGACGCTCTACTGGGCGACGGGGACCATCGGCTCCTCCTTCCGCCAGTACTACGACTACGACTCCAACCCGCCCCGACCGCCGATCACCGCACCGCTGGGCGTGCTGCTCAGCCGCGAGCCGGTGATGGACGGCTACCCCCGCTCCTTCGCCGAGCGCGCCGCGACGGATGTGCGCTCGTTCGAGCGCGCCCCGCACGGCGGCCACTTCCTCGGCCTCGAGCAGCCGGACCTGGCAGCCGACCGCATCCGCGCATTCTTCGCCGGGCTGGCCTGA
- a CDS encoding class I SAM-dependent methyltransferase → MTAYDTIAEGYAALNATSLLNEYYNRPALAELAGDVAGRRVLDVGCGSGPILADLRDRGAIVTGVDSSAGMLDQARARLGSDIDLRVADLAEPLPFEDDTFDDVIASQVLHYLKDWGPSLAEIHRILKPGGRLIVSEEHPSAIFFSDRLSGGDREYFGIHERTEEWTLGDQTATLTFWDRPLHAMTDAFAAAGFRISAISEPAPAPEAFDRFPEIRKHESGRFLAFILFVLEAR, encoded by the coding sequence ATGACCGCCTACGACACGATCGCCGAGGGCTACGCAGCACTCAACGCGACGAGCCTCCTCAACGAGTACTACAACCGGCCGGCTCTCGCGGAGCTCGCCGGCGACGTGGCCGGCCGCAGGGTCCTCGACGTCGGATGCGGTTCGGGTCCGATCCTGGCCGATCTTCGCGATCGCGGCGCCATCGTGACGGGTGTCGACTCGAGCGCGGGGATGCTCGACCAGGCACGGGCGCGCCTTGGCAGCGACATCGATCTGCGGGTCGCCGACCTCGCCGAGCCGCTGCCGTTCGAGGACGACACCTTCGACGACGTGATCGCGTCACAGGTGCTCCACTATCTGAAGGACTGGGGGCCGAGCCTCGCGGAGATCCATCGCATCCTGAAGCCCGGCGGGCGCCTCATCGTCTCCGAGGAGCACCCGTCCGCGATCTTCTTCTCGGACCGGCTCTCCGGCGGCGACCGCGAGTACTTCGGGATCCACGAGCGCACCGAGGAGTGGACGCTGGGCGACCAGACGGCCACGCTCACCTTCTGGGACCGACCCTTGCACGCGATGACCGACGCGTTCGCGGCGGCAGGCTTCCGCATCTCGGCGATCTCCGAACCGGCTCCCGCGCCGGAGGCGTTCGACCGCTTCCCGGAGATTCGCAAACACGAGAGCGGGCGCTTCCTCGCGTTCATCCTGTTCGTGCTCGAAGCGCGCTGA
- a CDS encoding DUF6264 family protein produces the protein MEHREPPGGDVSYDPDDDFGPRFSGRPPARSGSGDLSATIALLAIGLMVGAAFSFAVLLTQMNVAACSADPSACDFALVGLSTWVVPAATIIALVASSVALARRGRTGAHTWWIPLVGIVLEVIAFIIAIALIDVAIPR, from the coding sequence GTGGAGCATCGCGAGCCACCTGGGGGAGATGTGTCCTACGATCCGGACGATGACTTCGGCCCGCGCTTCAGTGGCCGTCCGCCCGCTCGCAGCGGTAGCGGAGACCTGTCGGCGACCATCGCGCTGCTCGCTATCGGCCTGATGGTCGGAGCTGCGTTCTCCTTCGCTGTGCTGCTCACCCAGATGAACGTTGCAGCGTGCTCAGCAGACCCGAGTGCGTGCGACTTCGCGCTCGTCGGCCTCAGCACCTGGGTCGTGCCGGCGGCGACGATCATCGCTCTCGTGGCGAGCTCGGTGGCGCTGGCGCGTCGCGGCCGCACCGGCGCGCACACCTGGTGGATCCCGCTCGTGGGCATAGTCCTGGAGGTCATCGCGTTCATCATCGCCATTGCTCTGATCGACGTCGCGATTCCTCGCTGA
- a CDS encoding PHP domain-containing protein, with amino-acid sequence MVLPADSHVHSEWSWDTGGPHSAAVGRMRETCEQAIRIGLPALFFTEHLDIPGTWRAEPGDLMPHQRHYVQPDGLMEFEPFDVDGYFDDIDRMRREFPELGIFTGVEFGQPHLFEAEARALVDLDRFDRINGSLHTLDMGGGRAEPSRLLQEHPAADVMTAYLAEIPVMVAGSDAFDVFTHIDYALRHWPAEEAGPFDPRRFEGLIRHAMRAIADSGRALELNTRRLWSWVPQWWAEEGGRAISFASDAHTPDALAANFPEAVILAETFGFRAGATPADLWRRPRLR; translated from the coding sequence ATGGTCTTGCCCGCTGACAGCCACGTCCACAGCGAATGGTCCTGGGACACCGGCGGACCGCACTCCGCCGCCGTCGGTCGCATGCGGGAGACCTGCGAACAAGCGATCCGAATCGGTTTACCCGCGCTTTTCTTCACCGAGCACTTGGACATTCCGGGCACCTGGCGCGCGGAGCCGGGCGACCTGATGCCGCACCAGCGGCACTATGTGCAGCCGGACGGCCTCATGGAGTTCGAGCCCTTCGACGTCGACGGCTACTTCGACGACATCGACCGTATGCGCCGCGAGTTCCCCGAGCTCGGCATCTTCACGGGCGTCGAGTTCGGGCAGCCGCACCTGTTCGAGGCGGAGGCCCGCGCCCTGGTGGACCTGGACCGTTTCGATCGGATCAACGGATCGCTGCACACCCTGGACATGGGCGGCGGTCGCGCGGAACCGAGCAGGCTGCTGCAGGAACACCCTGCAGCAGACGTGATGACCGCATACCTCGCTGAGATCCCGGTCATGGTGGCGGGCTCGGACGCGTTCGACGTGTTCACCCACATCGACTACGCCCTCCGTCACTGGCCGGCGGAAGAAGCCGGTCCATTCGACCCGCGACGGTTCGAGGGCCTCATCCGCCACGCGATGCGCGCGATCGCCGACAGCGGCCGGGCGCTCGAGCTGAACACGCGACGGCTCTGGTCGTGGGTGCCGCAGTGGTGGGCCGAGGAAGGGGGTCGGGCGATCAGTTTCGCAAGCGACGCTCACACACCGGACGCGCTCGCCGCCAACTTCCCGGAGGCCGTCATCCTCGCGGAGACGTTCGGATTCCGCGCAGGAGCTACACCCGCCGACCTCTGGAGACGGCCACGACTCCGTTGA
- a CDS encoding DUF389 domain-containing protein, whose protein sequence is MNTVADMRETVFFEGDRASSKFSRFWLLLCLSSVIAASGVVGDSSATVIGAMIVAPLMTPILGVVLATVTGDRRNLMLSWGMVAAGAVTAVAIGYLVGLLVAAPVVAATNSQVAARVSPSLIDLLAALATGAVGTVALVRKDISDTLPGVAIAISLVPPLSVVGLTLESQAWSQAGGALLLFVANVAAILATGVIILTGYRIGAVSGAAAETHARRGWGRRHRAIISIVVTLLIIGVPLTLTSTRFADQELLENSIRQAAQPWAQQNGWEISELQATSSQATLTLTGEPPVPETGSLEAALKAQGVDPAQVTVQFVPAYTVHLGGGG, encoded by the coding sequence ATGAACACGGTCGCGGACATGCGCGAAACGGTCTTCTTCGAAGGCGACCGGGCATCCTCCAAATTCAGCCGGTTCTGGCTGCTGCTGTGCCTGTCCTCGGTGATCGCCGCGTCGGGAGTCGTCGGCGACTCGTCGGCCACCGTGATCGGTGCGATGATCGTCGCCCCGCTGATGACGCCGATCCTCGGGGTCGTGCTGGCCACGGTCACGGGCGACCGTCGCAATCTCATGCTGAGCTGGGGCATGGTCGCTGCGGGAGCCGTTACGGCCGTCGCGATCGGCTACCTCGTCGGACTCCTGGTCGCTGCACCCGTGGTCGCCGCCACCAACAGCCAGGTCGCCGCACGGGTCTCGCCGAGCCTCATCGATCTTCTGGCCGCGCTGGCAACCGGGGCCGTCGGCACGGTCGCCCTGGTGCGCAAGGACATCTCGGACACGCTCCCGGGAGTCGCGATCGCGATCTCGCTGGTGCCACCGCTCTCGGTGGTGGGTCTGACGCTCGAATCGCAGGCGTGGAGTCAGGCCGGCGGCGCGCTGCTCCTGTTCGTCGCGAACGTGGCGGCGATTCTCGCGACGGGGGTGATCATCCTCACGGGCTACCGGATCGGGGCAGTCTCCGGTGCCGCCGCCGAGACCCATGCGCGGCGGGGCTGGGGGAGGCGGCACCGGGCGATCATCTCGATCGTCGTGACCCTGCTGATCATCGGCGTGCCTCTGACGCTCACGTCGACGCGCTTCGCCGACCAGGAGCTGCTGGAGAACTCCATCCGACAGGCCGCTCAGCCCTGGGCGCAGCAGAACGGCTGGGAGATCAGCGAACTCCAGGCGACCAGCAGTCAGGCCACTCTGACGCTCACCGGTGAGCCTCCCGTGCCCGAGACCGGCTCGCTGGAGGCGGCGCTGAAGGCCCAGGGCGTCGATCCGGCCCAGGTCACGGTGCAGTTCGTGCCCGCGTACACCGTCCACCTGGGCGGGGGCGGCTGA
- a CDS encoding SDR family NAD(P)-dependent oxidoreductase — protein sequence MDYPAPTRLTSPLLTLPDLAGRRAVVTGGASGLGLVTTRTFALQGADVIIGARDVTKAEAARAHLLAEHDLSAGKITVAELDLIDPDSIERFAGMAAGAPMDLLVLNAGISSVPLRHDRNGIESQFATNHLGHFALAARLLPSLEQGTDPRVVTVSSALYAAAKLDLEDLASSSRYSPGRAYNRSKLANVMFALELGRRLAESGSSVRSFAAHPGMARTPLHTTYPSVATRVMTRIIAGAIGREPGPADVGVLTAALHPDASPELFWGPTGSKTHPDAVGDWFKPVATDLGAAVSLWEVSERLTGTRIAM from the coding sequence ATGGACTACCCCGCACCCACACGACTGACGAGCCCGCTCCTCACCTTGCCCGATCTCGCAGGACGACGCGCCGTCGTGACCGGCGGCGCGAGCGGACTCGGCCTCGTCACGACCCGCACCTTCGCGCTCCAGGGCGCCGACGTGATCATCGGCGCTCGGGACGTCACGAAAGCCGAGGCCGCCCGCGCGCACCTGCTGGCCGAGCACGACCTTTCCGCAGGCAAAATCACCGTCGCAGAGCTGGATCTCATCGACCCCGACTCGATCGAGCGGTTCGCGGGCATGGCCGCAGGCGCACCGATGGACCTTCTCGTCCTGAACGCCGGCATCAGCAGCGTCCCACTCCGACACGATCGCAACGGCATCGAGAGCCAATTCGCCACCAACCACCTGGGGCATTTCGCCCTCGCCGCCCGTCTGCTGCCCTCCCTCGAGCAGGGGACCGACCCGCGGGTCGTCACCGTGTCGTCCGCGCTGTATGCAGCGGCGAAGCTCGATCTCGAGGACCTCGCCAGCTCGTCCCGCTACTCACCGGGTCGCGCCTACAACCGCTCCAAGCTCGCCAATGTCATGTTCGCGCTGGAGCTCGGTCGTCGTCTCGCGGAGTCGGGGAGCTCCGTACGAAGCTTCGCCGCACATCCGGGTATGGCGCGCACACCCCTGCACACGACGTATCCCTCGGTGGCGACCCGGGTGATGACCCGGATCATCGCCGGAGCCATCGGTCGTGAACCCGGGCCGGCCGACGTCGGCGTCCTGACGGCAGCCCTGCACCCGGACGCTTCACCCGAATTGTTCTGGGGCCCGACCGGTTCCAAGACGCACCCGGATGCTGTCGGCGACTGGTTCAAGCCGGTCGCGACCGATCTCGGCGCGGCCGTATCACTCTGGGAGGTTTCGGAGCGGCTGACCGGCACCCGCATCGCGATGTGA
- a CDS encoding DUF4352 domain-containing protein, whose amino-acid sequence MFRRTATIATAAALIAGLALTGCSAGGATAGAGSTAGDSAAPAAPKTAGLNTPVKVGSFEYTVTASKDAGTTAGASPLTKTAQGTFIEVDLTIKNVGSSAATFLSNYVKLVDATGKTYDADPTATLYASPNQSAWVAAINPGNAITGPILFDVPAGTTAASVQVSDNAFTKGETINLK is encoded by the coding sequence ATGTTCCGTCGCACCGCCACCATCGCCACAGCCGCCGCGCTCATCGCCGGCCTCGCCCTCACCGGCTGCTCCGCCGGCGGCGCCACAGCCGGCGCTGGTTCCACCGCGGGCGACTCGGCCGCGCCAGCCGCCCCGAAGACCGCCGGCCTGAACACCCCGGTGAAGGTCGGGTCGTTCGAATACACCGTCACCGCCAGCAAGGACGCCGGAACCACCGCCGGAGCGTCACCGCTGACGAAGACCGCGCAGGGCACGTTCATCGAAGTGGACCTGACCATCAAGAACGTCGGCAGCAGCGCCGCGACGTTCCTCTCCAACTACGTCAAGCTCGTCGACGCGACCGGGAAGACCTACGACGCGGACCCGACCGCGACTCTTTACGCCAGCCCGAACCAGTCCGCCTGGGTTGCCGCGATCAACCCCGGCAACGCCATTACCGGGCCCATCCTCTTCGACGTCCCCGCCGGAACCACCGCCGCGAGTGTGCAGGTATCCGACAACGCGTTCACCAAGGGAGAGACGATCAACCTCAAGTGA
- a CDS encoding SHOCT domain-containing protein: MSTPAGWYDDGSGRQRWWDGAQWTDHFADQQTPQVVDRAGAVVATGERQGVFAKVKSAAASVAAESLANIGYGVSTATAVRNDQEVSVAVAGDDAPLYEIVSHIDGKNAKVKLWPDRIEWERGRGVSGGKITAGVLTGGLSLLATGVKGGKDAYEMLPINQITSVSNRKDGMLYHLVEVQTAGGTVGFRVNRDDAAAFRQQILNLMQARAATPITVQVANAAPEQPAVAAAPDHVAQLQQLAQLRDAGILTDDEFAAKKQEILSRM, encoded by the coding sequence ATGAGCACACCCGCCGGTTGGTACGACGACGGATCCGGACGCCAGCGGTGGTGGGACGGCGCCCAGTGGACGGACCACTTCGCCGACCAGCAGACGCCGCAGGTCGTCGACCGGGCCGGCGCGGTTGTCGCCACTGGCGAGCGGCAGGGTGTGTTCGCAAAGGTGAAGAGCGCGGCCGCGTCCGTCGCCGCGGAAAGCCTGGCGAACATCGGCTACGGGGTCTCGACTGCGACCGCGGTCCGCAACGACCAGGAAGTGTCGGTTGCCGTCGCCGGTGACGACGCGCCGCTGTACGAGATCGTCTCCCACATCGACGGGAAGAACGCCAAGGTGAAGCTCTGGCCGGACCGCATCGAATGGGAACGTGGCCGCGGCGTCTCCGGCGGGAAGATCACTGCCGGTGTCCTCACCGGTGGACTGTCGCTTCTCGCCACCGGGGTGAAAGGCGGCAAGGACGCGTACGAGATGCTGCCGATCAACCAGATCACGTCCGTCAGCAACCGGAAAGACGGGATGCTGTACCACCTGGTGGAGGTGCAGACTGCTGGGGGGACTGTCGGTTTCCGGGTCAACCGTGACGACGCCGCCGCGTTCCGGCAGCAGATCCTGAACCTCATGCAGGCCCGCGCCGCCACCCCCATCACCGTCCAGGTCGCAAACGCCGCCCCGGAGCAGCCCGCCGTCGCGGCGGCGCCGGACCATGTCGCCCAGCTGCAGCAGCTTGCGCAACTCCGCGACGCCGGCATCCTCACCGACGACGAGTTCGCGGCGAAGAAGCAAGAGATTCTCTCCCGGATGTGA
- a CDS encoding FAD-dependent oxidoreductase has protein sequence MQTHDVVVIGAGLAGLRCAAELAARGRGVVVLEASDRVGGRQRTDRVDGFTLDRGFHVLNTAYPAVRAAVDVESLSVEAFPTAVRVRRTDGAMATLAHPLRHPNLIPATLASGLVTPGEFVGLVRWLGPMLLRPRAAVGRPDRTIGEAWDAVGLTGPLRTEVLSPFFSGVLADSSDSTSDTYVRLLARSFLPAAAGLPRDGITALPTALASRARAAGADIRVGRAVSRMQRRDGLWEVEAAGEGTLFARDVVVAVGAEALDGLVDAPAPSTRGLQTWWFATEEPPASAYLTVDAAREGPIVNALAISATIPEAAPSGHHLVQATCLWVPGREASESDVRAQLLPLYGRAAASWRLLRRDDIPHALPALPPPMRRSSPARIGPGLHLAGDHRETPSIQGALHSGVRAARSVLAGTLAD, from the coding sequence ATGCAGACGCATGACGTGGTCGTGATCGGTGCCGGGCTGGCGGGTCTGCGGTGTGCCGCCGAACTGGCGGCCCGCGGCCGCGGCGTGGTCGTGCTCGAGGCGTCGGATCGCGTCGGCGGGCGCCAACGGACCGACCGCGTCGACGGTTTCACCCTCGACCGCGGGTTCCATGTCCTGAACACCGCGTATCCGGCCGTCCGGGCGGCGGTCGATGTGGAGAGCCTCTCCGTCGAGGCGTTCCCGACCGCGGTCCGGGTTCGCCGCACGGATGGGGCCATGGCCACCCTCGCGCATCCGCTTCGGCATCCGAACCTGATTCCGGCGACGCTCGCCAGTGGTCTCGTGACACCGGGCGAGTTCGTCGGGCTGGTCCGCTGGCTCGGGCCGATGCTCCTCCGGCCCCGCGCTGCGGTCGGTCGCCCCGACCGCACCATCGGGGAGGCCTGGGATGCCGTTGGCCTCACCGGGCCGCTGCGCACCGAGGTGCTCTCGCCGTTCTTCTCGGGAGTTCTCGCCGACTCGTCGGATTCGACGTCCGACACGTACGTGCGCCTTCTCGCCCGGTCGTTCCTCCCTGCGGCGGCGGGACTGCCCCGCGACGGCATCACCGCGCTCCCGACGGCGCTCGCCTCGCGCGCCCGCGCGGCGGGAGCCGACATCCGGGTCGGCCGCGCCGTGAGCCGAATGCAGCGACGGGATGGGCTCTGGGAGGTGGAGGCGGCCGGCGAGGGGACCCTGTTCGCGCGCGACGTGGTCGTGGCCGTGGGCGCGGAGGCGCTCGACGGACTCGTGGATGCGCCCGCCCCATCCACTCGAGGATTGCAGACGTGGTGGTTCGCGACCGAAGAACCCCCGGCGTCCGCTTATCTGACGGTCGACGCCGCTCGCGAGGGTCCGATCGTCAACGCGCTGGCGATCTCCGCCACGATCCCCGAGGCGGCGCCTTCCGGCCACCACCTCGTCCAGGCGACCTGCCTGTGGGTTCCCGGGCGCGAGGCGAGCGAGAGCGACGTGCGCGCCCAGCTGCTGCCGTTGTACGGCCGGGCCGCGGCGTCGTGGCGGCTCCTGCGCCGGGACGACATCCCGCACGCGCTTCCCGCACTGCCCCCGCCGATGCGGCGGTCGTCCCCCGCTCGCATCGGCCCCGGCCTGCACCTCGCGGGCGACCACCGCGAGACGCCGTCGATCCAGGGGGCGCTGCACTCGGGGGTGCGGGCGGCGAGGTCGGTGCTCGCGGGGACGCTGGCGGATTGA
- a CDS encoding histidine kinase: MTITPPPTSSWPAAAPAVFVPSTARRRWALVGSISLAVLCALFAMSAGGNYGTTGSTFPAAVQLLAMVGAFVMIGVSVLLIWRHRFPVLVSALAIGGAIVFPTTPLPALVACAAATAAFTGWRRWLFVAGTYVAVFVSFCWDIAAQVSILSDFVSAPAEGTPARLALFWSVPILAAVAVAPFAGYGFARQLRRERDAARRGAVQANRNIAVLHHEVELERDRQEIARELHDTLAARLSSLSLHAGALELTVDGSNDRAAAAARAVRETAQSSLDELRNVVHTLRNPAAASGISTGLADIAHLIDEALADGVDVRAQVLVNDPTSCDPQVAHACYRIVQESISNVRRHAPGAGIRVEVRGGPDTGLTITAINWLTPQAAPTSVGGGHGLAGVGERVGLVGGSFQAGPTPDGTFTVLVWMPWAPRPSGGNTPR; encoded by the coding sequence ATGACCATCACCCCACCTCCGACGAGCAGCTGGCCGGCGGCCGCACCCGCCGTGTTCGTGCCGTCGACGGCTCGACGTCGCTGGGCGCTGGTCGGATCGATCAGCTTGGCGGTGCTGTGTGCGCTCTTTGCGATGTCCGCCGGCGGGAACTACGGAACCACCGGTTCGACGTTCCCAGCGGCAGTGCAGCTCCTCGCGATGGTCGGTGCGTTCGTGATGATCGGGGTGTCCGTGCTTCTGATTTGGCGGCACCGTTTCCCTGTTCTCGTGTCAGCGCTCGCGATCGGCGGGGCCATCGTCTTCCCAACGACACCGCTGCCAGCGTTGGTCGCGTGTGCTGCGGCGACCGCTGCTTTCACGGGTTGGCGGCGGTGGTTGTTCGTAGCGGGCACGTACGTCGCGGTCTTCGTTTCGTTCTGCTGGGACATTGCCGCTCAGGTGTCGATCCTGTCGGATTTCGTCAGCGCCCCAGCGGAGGGAACCCCGGCCAGGTTGGCGTTGTTCTGGTCGGTTCCGATACTTGCCGCGGTCGCTGTCGCACCGTTCGCCGGGTACGGTTTCGCGCGGCAGCTGCGCCGCGAACGAGACGCGGCAAGACGCGGCGCTGTCCAAGCGAACCGGAACATAGCCGTCCTCCACCACGAAGTGGAGCTGGAACGCGACCGGCAGGAAATCGCCCGGGAACTGCACGACACTCTCGCCGCACGGCTCAGCTCCCTGTCCCTTCACGCCGGGGCTCTCGAGCTGACGGTCGATGGCAGCAACGACCGGGCGGCAGCGGCAGCCCGCGCGGTCCGGGAAACCGCGCAAAGCTCCCTCGACGAGCTGCGCAATGTTGTCCACACCCTCCGCAACCCCGCCGCCGCGTCGGGTATCAGCACCGGGCTGGCGGACATCGCCCATCTCATCGACGAGGCTCTTGCCGACGGCGTTGATGTTCGCGCGCAGGTGCTCGTCAACGACCCGACATCCTGCGACCCGCAGGTCGCGCACGCGTGTTACCGGATCGTCCAGGAGTCCATCTCCAATGTTCGCCGGCACGCGCCAGGGGCTGGCATCCGAGTCGAGGTCCGCGGAGGCCCGGACACTGGTCTGACCATCACGGCGATCAACTGGCTCACCCCACAGGCTGCGCCAACCTCGGTCGGAGGTGGGCACGGTCTCGCCGGGGTGGGCGAACGGGTCGGCCTCGTCGGCGGGTCGTTCCAGGCTGGGCCGACGCCGGACGGGACGTTCACTGTGCTGGTGTGGATGCCGTGGGCGCCCCGCCCAAGCGGCGGTAACACTCCCCGGTAG